A region from the Mercenaria mercenaria strain notata chromosome 7, MADL_Memer_1, whole genome shotgun sequence genome encodes:
- the LOC128558239 gene encoding uncharacterized protein K02A2.6-like, with product MPVRRVPVAMKEKLKRELNQLEKRGIIAKVDTPTDWVSSLVVVKKANGKLRICIDPKPLNKALKRSHYLLPVVEDLLPELSNAKVFSKCDVKNAFWHVVLDEKSSYLTTFETPFARYRWLKMPFGISPAPEYFQQFLEQNLTGLSGIKAIADDIIIYGKGETYEEALRDHDNNMQKLLERCQERGIKLNRDKFQLHKTEMQFVGHLLTDKGVQADPSKIEAITKMPKPTDKKAVQRLLGLVNYLAKFLDKLSEMCEPLRQLTRKDVVFNWTHEHDEAFDTIKQSVCNAPVLRYYDSKLETVIQCVSSESGLGATLLQEGQPVAYASRALTQTEQNYAQIEKELLAVVFAFEKFHHFTYGRRVFVESDHKPLEIISKKPLFRAPKRLQRMLLKLQTYDYEICYKKGKHMYISDTLSRAYIANGCATHLEDVLLTDYEKEIEATCSSDYLAVSSERQTRIKQATLEDQTLVKLIECIKNGWNKAPREVKPYYSVRDELSVDNGIIFRGDRCIIPKSMRREILDQLHSHIGIEGCLKRARSCVYWPNITSQIKDFISKCDTCQSLERKQSKEPLISHSIPDRPWAKVGTDVFTFDGNDYLVTVDYFSNFFEIDRLYETTSKEIVAKLKQHFAMHGIPERVISDNASVYKSEKFKSFSRKWDFTHVTSSARYPQSNGKAENAVKTAKRIMKKAKHSHTDPMLALLNFRNTPQQATSYSPAQQLMNRKTRTLLPERSNQFQPSIPSNVKAKLQKSKDRQAYYYNRTAKPLDCLRAGDTVRIQPNERNKTWEKGTVVEKPQTRSYNVLRENGTVVNRNRKHLRRTSELFNEQREETVEIDPKINDQELLPQTDSRTETELKPQTIGQSVNSETPATPVTQTRSGRIVRMPLKYKDYHLTDKR from the coding sequence ATGCCTGTACGCAGAGTACCAGTAGCTATGAAAGAAAAATTGAAACGAGAGCTAAATCAACttgaaaaaaggggaataattgcGAAAGTCGATACACCAACAGACTGGGTTTCGAGTTTAGTAGTTGTCAAGAAAGCCAATGGAAAACTTCGCATCTGCATAGATCCTAAACCATTGAATAAAGCCTTAAAGAGAAGTCACTATTTGTTACCTGTGGTGGAAGATCTGCTACCAGAGCTAAGTAACGCAAAAGTTTTCAGCAAGTGTGATGTCAAAAATGCATTTTGGCACGTGGTGCTCGATGAGAAATCTAGTTATCTCACAACATTTGAAACGCCATTTGCGCGATATCGTTGGTTGAAAATGCCATTTGGAATATCTCCAGCGCCAGAATACTTTCAGCAATTTCTTGAACAAAACTTAACAGGTCTTTCGGGTATTAAGGCGATCGCTGATGACATTATAATTTATGGCAAAGGTGAAACCTACGAAGAGGCTTTGCGCGATCATGACAACAACATGCAGAAACTACTTGAAAGGTGTCAAGAACGAGGCATTAAGCTAAACAGGGACAAATTTCAGCTTCATAAAACTGAAATGCAATTTGTAGGACATTTACTCACGGACAAAGGAGTACAAGCAGATCCGTCGAAAATTGAAGCTATTACGAAAATGCCAAAGCCAACCGACAAAAAAGCTGTCCAACGGTTATTGGGTCTTGTCAACTACCTAGCAAAATTTCTCGATAAGCTTAGCGAGATGTGCGAACCGTTAAGACAACTTACGCGTAAAGATGTTGTGTTCAATTGGACACACGAACATGACGAAGCGTTTGACACAATCAAGCAGTCAGTGTGCAACGCGCCAGTATTACGCTACTATGATTCTAAACTTGAAACAGTAATACAGTGCGTCTCTTCTGAAAGTGGACTCGGTGCAACATTACTGCAGGAGGGACAACCAGTTGCATATGCAAGTCGTGCACTCACACAAACAGAGCAAAACTATGCGCAGATCGAAAAAGAACTGCTAGCGGTGGTGTTTGCATTTGAGAAATTTCACCATTTCACATATGGTCGGAGAGTTTTTGTAGAAAGTGACCACAAACCACTTGAAATTATAAGTAAGAAACCGCTTTTTCGGGCACCAAAGCGCCTCCAACGGATGCTACTGAAATTGCAGACTTATGACTATGAAATTTGCTATAAAAAGggcaaacacatgtatatttctgaTACGCTTTCAAGAGCCTACATAGCTAATGGATGTGCTACGCACCTGGAAGACGTACTGTTAACAGACTATGAGAAAGAGATAGAAGCTACATGTTCGTCAGATTATTTGGCAGTTTCGTCTGAAAGACAAACTAGAATCAAGCAAGCTACGCTCGAAGACCAGACATTGGTAAAGCTGATTGAGTGTATTAAGAATGGATGGAATAAAGCGCCGAGAGAAGTAAAGCCGTATTATTCTGTCCGGGATGAACTATCGGTAGATAACGGTATTATATTTCGCGGTGATAGATGCATCATACCAAAAAGTATGCGTAGAGAAATTCTAGATCAACTTCATTCGCATATTGGAATTGAAGGTTGTTTAAAACGCGCTCGTAGCTGTGTGTATTGGCCAAATATAACATCTCAAATTAAAGACTTCATAAGCAAATGTGACACGTGTCAATCATTAGAAAGAAAACAGAGTAAAGAACCGTTAATCAGTCACAGTATTCCTGACAGACCTTGGGCAAAAGTCGGAACTGACGTGTTTACGTTTGATGGCAATGACTATTTGGTAACTGTAGATTATTTcagtaatttctttgaaatagaTCGACTGTATGAAACAACGTCGAAGGAAATAGTCGCCAAGCTGAAACAGCATTTTGCAATGCATGGAATTCCTGAACGTGTGATCTCAGATAACGCAAGTGTTTACAAATCAGAaaagtttaaatcattttcaaggAAATGGGATTTTACGCATGTGACTTCATCTGCAAGGTATCCACAATCAAACGGAAAAGCTGAAAATGCAGTTAAGACTGCAAAACGTAttatgaaaaaagcaaaacattcgCATACAGACCCGATGCTAGCACTTTTAAATTTTAGGAATACACCTCAACAGGCTACAAGTTATAGTCCAGCTCAGCAGCTGATGAACAGAAAAACACGAACATTACTACCGGAGAGATCAAATCAGTTTCAGCCTAGCATACCGTCAAATGTTAAGGCTAAACTTCAGAAAAGCAAAGACAGACAAGCCTACTATTATAACAGGACTGCGAAGCCATTAGACTGTTTGCGAGCTGGTGATACGGTGAGAATACAGccgaatgaaagaaataaaacttggGAAAAGGGAACTGTTGTCGAAAAACCACAAACGCGGTCTTACAACGTTCTGAGAGAAAATGGCACGGTAGTGAACCGAAATAGAAAACATCTCCGACGGACGAGTGAACTTTTCAATGAACAAAGGGAGGAGACTGTAGAGATAGATCCGAAAATAAACGACCAAGAGTTGTTGCCCCAGACAGATTCTCGAACTGAAACGGAATTGAAACCGCAAACAATCGGTCAGTCAGTGAATTCAGAAACACCTGCAACACCGGTAACGCAGACAAGATCTGGTCGTATTGTACGAATGCCATTGAAGTATAAGGACTATCATTTAACTGATAAACGATGA